The Paenibacillus sp. BIC5C1 DNA segment TGCTCTCCTTATCGAAGACAAATGGTGCTGTGTGTGATTAAATGGAAAGAAATACGTGAAATGGTCACTTACATAAGAGCAACTACAGCCTAGATTTCAGCCATATCGTTCAGGAGGTACATATATTGAAGCAATTGAAATGGAACAAAACGACGTCAGCGGCGTCGCTGCTTATTCTGGCCCTGAGTCTGGTCGCTTGTCAGAATAAGGAGATGGTGCAGATTCCAAAGCCGGAGTCCGTTCCTACACCGATACAGGAAGAACAAGAGACAGAAGAACCTGCCACTTCGCTCTACACAGCACCACTTACGGGTCTGCCTGTTGATGAAGCAATTATGCGTCGCCCACTGGCAGTCATGATTAACAATGCTCCTGCAGCGCGGCCTCAATCCGGTCTAAGCGCGGCAGATATTATTATCGAAGTGCTCGCTGAGGGAGGCATTACCCGTTTTATTGCCATATTCCAAAGTGAAGGAGGGGCAGAAACGGTCGGACCCGTGCGCAGTATCCGTCCGTATCTGATCGAGCTTGGTGAGAGTTACGATGGTGTATTGGTACATGCGGGTGGCAGCCCGGATGCCTATTCCATTTTACAAAAGCAGCAGAAACAGCATATGGATGAGATATCGAATAGCGGCCCTTATTTCTGGCGTTCCTCGGATCGTAAAGCACCGCACAATCTATATACGTCGGCGGACAAGCTGAGAGAAGGCGCGGATACCAAAGGCTATAGTCACGACTTTAAGTCCCCTATATATACGTATAACGAAGAAGGTTCCACGTCCGCCGGAGAGTTGGCCAAGCAGTTCGATATTCATTATTTATTGGAGAGTTACCGGGTCACGTATGATTATGATGAAGTTAGCGGACGATATATGAGATTGGTGAACGGAAAGGCAGATCAGGATCTGGATAATGGCAGTCCCATTGGAGCGGCAAATATTATTGTAGCGGGTGCGGATCACAAGGTACTCGATAATGTGGGCAGACTTTCCGTTAATTTGGAGCAGGGCGGTGAAGCCATGCTGTTTCAAAAAGGCAAGATGATTCGAGGACAGTGGGTCAAAAAGCCAGGTGATATTATTCGATTTGTACAAAATGGGACCGAAGTTGCTCTTGTTCCTGGCAAGACTTTCATCAGTATCGTACCGAATCAGCCTGACTTTGCAGGGCATGTCGAAATTGAAAATTAATCCAATATGAAGAGAAATGTAAACGCAGTGTAAAATTTCATCATCATTTTTCCAGCCATTCCAAATAATTAAGATTCATTTCAGATTTATGTGATAAGAATATAAAAAAGGATCATGCCTTATGTACAAACCGTGAAACATTTATGATAAGATATCAAAGGTTGTCATTTCATGTTTCATCGGTTATCGGCAATTTCTCGTAAAGGGGATAGAGCTATGAAGCTTAAGAAGAAGAAGGATATATTTTTTGAGACACTAGAGAACATGGCAGATACGGTCGTGCAAGCGGCTGATTATTTCTCCCAACATGTTTCCAACCTTCAGGATGTGACTCTTTTTGCCAATGAAATGAAGAAGTACGAGTCCCAGTGTGATGATTATGTTCATACCATCATTACAGAGCTCAACAAGACATTTATCACGCCGATCGAACGCGATGATATTATGGAACTGACAACGACACTTGATGACGTATTGGACGGACTCGAAGCAACGGCTTCCCGTTTCTATATGTACCAACTGACTGACCCGGACGAATATATCGT contains these protein-coding regions:
- a CDS encoding DUF47 domain-containing protein, with the protein product MKLKKKKDIFFETLENMADTVVQAADYFSQHVSNLQDVTLFANEMKKYESQCDDYVHTIITELNKTFITPIERDDIMELTTTLDDVLDGLEATASRFYMYQLTDPDEYIVQFAEILRQSAYEIQKAIHLLSQKKLLAIREYTIRLNDLENQGDEVLRNCIKNLFATVPDPIELIKRKEIYERLETTTDACEHVANVLESIIMRNS
- a CDS encoding DUF3048 domain-containing protein, which encodes MKQLKWNKTTSAASLLILALSLVACQNKEMVQIPKPESVPTPIQEEQETEEPATSLYTAPLTGLPVDEAIMRRPLAVMINNAPAARPQSGLSAADIIIEVLAEGGITRFIAIFQSEGGAETVGPVRSIRPYLIELGESYDGVLVHAGGSPDAYSILQKQQKQHMDEISNSGPYFWRSSDRKAPHNLYTSADKLREGADTKGYSHDFKSPIYTYNEEGSTSAGELAKQFDIHYLLESYRVTYDYDEVSGRYMRLVNGKADQDLDNGSPIGAANIIVAGADHKVLDNVGRLSVNLEQGGEAMLFQKGKMIRGQWVKKPGDIIRFVQNGTEVALVPGKTFISIVPNQPDFAGHVEIEN